A window of the Myxocyprinus asiaticus isolate MX2 ecotype Aquarium Trade chromosome 11, UBuf_Myxa_2, whole genome shotgun sequence genome harbors these coding sequences:
- the LOC127448204 gene encoding uncharacterized protein LOC127448204 has product MEVFHTRTLHLNLCVIITLLIYAGSSKSTQEQKVMQHINKTVSVGETVTLHCNRTPNDEDFTWKMNNFIIFRQDTYSKNMMTNFTSERMFVDPEVPWELKIYKIQVSDAGNYTCYPAAIRCKLTIIEKIPESLKQIPLYIVGSCSGVIMFLTISLSIWIHRIWKNNTDSGQRETGQDFSQSPNRGMIQTQNSHYFERYNSVYGQI; this is encoded by the exons ATGGAGGTTTTTCACACCAGGACTCTTCATCTGAATCTGTGTGTCATCATTACTCTACTGATCTATGCAG GTTCTTCCAAATCCACACAAGAGCAAAAGGTTATGCAGCACATCAACAAAACTGTCTCTGTGGGAGAAACAGTTACTCTTCACTGCAACAGAACTCCGAATGATGAAGATTTCACATGGAAAATGAACAACTTTATTATTTTTCGCCAGGACACATACAGTAAAAATATGATGACAAACTTCACCTCAGAGAGGATGTTTGTTGACCCAGAAGTTCCATGGGAgttgaaaatatataaaatacaagtgTCTGATGCAGGCAATTATACCTGTTATCCAGCAGCAATAAGATGCAAATTGACAATAATAG AGAAAATACCAGAGTCACTCAAACAAATACCCTTGTACATAGTAGGCTCATGTTCTGGAGTTATTATGTTTTTGACAATCAGCCTCAGCATCTGGATTCACAG GATCTGGAAAAATAACACAGATTCAGGTCAGAGAGAAACAGGACAGGACTTT TCACAGTCACCAAACAGAGGAATGATACAGACTCAAAACAGCCACTACTTTGAGAGATACAACTCAGTGTATGGACAAATATGA